DNA from Peromyscus eremicus unplaced genomic scaffold, PerEre_H2_v1 PerEre#2#chr22_unloc_1, whole genome shotgun sequence:
GGGGGGCACCCTCACATGGCCTAGAGGGGCGGCGTGCCTGAATGACCGTACGTGCTCTTTGGGGCCTGGCTCTGTACAAAATCTCCCACTGCGTCCACCTCTCTCACAGACCCCAGCTCACACCAGCTGGGTCTGGGGACTGAGTACCACCACCGTTTCCAACCTGATCCAGGCACCCCTTTGAGTCACACCATCAGGTCCCCCCTTTCTCCTGGGCGGGGGGAGCATTCTTAGAGGCAAAGGGGGAAATGAGATTAGAGCCCCTGACAGGGAACCGCCCGCCTAGTTCTCCGCGGAaatccacctctccagccagTGGCGACTCGGGACCACATCTGATGGGCCGGAATCGGTTTTGCCAGGAGTCTGCGGACCCCGGTGAGGCCACGAGGAGGAGGGCAGCGCGCAGGAGGGACCGACGGGAGCTCCAGGAGCGGCTAGcccaagctgggggaggggaggcagggagcACCCTGCCTTTTGAGGAAGGGTCCCTACTCCTCCGAGGTCCCGTAGGCTCTCGGGGGGGCGCCCACCCACAGGTGGCCCAGCTTGGATGAAGGGTCGTGCACGCGTGGGCCCCCCTCCTTCGCATCCTGCAAGCGATGTGTGGGTGCAATCCGGGTCCGTCCCgtccccccctcctctccccagctTGATTGAGGACCGGGCCTGGAGCGCGAGGCCCAGCTCGATCCCTCCCCTTTGCATCTGGGGACGGTCTCCCCGCGTCGCCTCCGGGTCCCCGGGTTGGGGGCCTGGGGCGGCGGAGGGCGCGCGGCCGGGTACTCACTCCATCTCCCGCGAGGTCCGTGGGCGGTGCAGCGCGGGGCAGGGCCGACTCTAGGGCCTGGCGGCCAGGGCTGCGCGGCGCGGGGGCGGCACCGGCGCGGGCATCGTCCCCAGCGCGCCGGGTATTGTCCGGGCGCGGCCGGGTGGGCTCGTGCGCGCGCCGCCTCCGCGCGCTCCCTGCGCCCCGCGCGCCCGCGCGCGCCTCCTGCCGGCCGCGGACGCCCCGCACCGGCGCAGCTGCACCCAGAAGCGTCGCTCAGATCCCGGATCCCGTCGCCCGGAGCTCTAGACGGGAGGAAAAGAGCCCAGGGCCTGCAGTGGAGCTCCGGGACAGCCACAGCAGCAGTTTCGGGGGGACTCTGCTTCCGCGggaggcccagcctgggctaacgGTTGGATCTGGTCTCTTGAACTCAAGTGTTTAGTCAGCCCCATGATGCTGCCAGAGTGAGTGAGGGGGCAGCCGGTTAACTCAGACTTTGTTCCCAGGACCCTGGAGAGCCACAGTGAGACAGACTCAGGGCTTGTCTCCCCTAGAGGGTGCACCACGTGGCTTCCCGGACTGCAGCCCCGTGGCCCTAGACAGATTGGGCCTTGGGGTAGAGCAGGGAGGGTGTGCCACGAAACGCCTTTAGGATAGAATAGTTGTCTTTTGGTTTTGTGGAGCATGTGTGTTCACCTTGTGTGCGTGTGGAGGTTCAAGGACACCCTAGTTCCTCTCCAGGAGCCGTccaccttggttttgttttcttttgacgGGGTCCCACTcagagagatccccctgcctcagccaggCCTACTTCTCCACACCTGTCTATCTTTCCTGAGGATGTATTTCGCggcctctgtgtctttctgtccaTCCCACCTCCTTAGACTGCTGGAGGCTTAACAGCATCCTCCTCCTCTCACAGCTCCTAGAACGGGGCCCAGGACGCACCCAGGGTTCAGCGAACTTGGCGGATAAAAAGCCAGATAGTAAACATGGTCTGAGCTGTGGGCCAGACGGTCTGTGCTTCAAGAACTGTACTCCGTCGTGGACACCAAAGGAGTAGAAGATATGTGGAGGTGGTtgtgtgccaataaaactttatcaGCATTGATAGGCTGTACGCtgtgtgccaataaaactttattgatagctgggcagtggcggcacacgcccttaatcccagcactcaggaggtagaggcaggcggatctctgtgagttcgaggtcagtctagtctacagagcgagttccaggacagccagagctgttacatagagaaaccctgtctcaaaaaaccaaaaatacgggtttggggatttagctcagtggtagaacacttgcctagcaagcgcaaggccctgggttcagtcctcagctctgacaaaaaaaaaaacaacaaaaaatacagaacaacaacaacaaaactttattGACAAAGACAGGCTGAGTGCCATATTTTGCTGAGCCTGCGTTAGGTGCTCAAACTGACAGATAGCTGGTGTCTTTGCTGTTCCCGGGCCTCTGTCTTTTCTGCCTAAGAGAATTACTGAGCTCTTACTGTAAGCATTGGCGATTCAGAACAGTGTCTTCAGAGAGGCAATGCTCTTTGTCTCCTGAACGAGCGAGTTAAGGGGTCAAGTTCTTTCTGTGGGAGCGTGAGGGCACCCACCTGTGTGCGATCGTGAGGGCAcgcgcctgtaaccccagcacggGGGAAGTGGGGATGGGAGGAGCCCTAGGGCTCCCTGACCGTCCATCCTAGCCAAACTGGCAGATTCCAAGCCAGGGAGAGACACCAGGTGGGTGGCACTTTGGAGGGAATGGAGGGACGTTGTTCTCAGGCCCTCACacattctcccctcccccacagaaaCATGCACCCATGTAAAATACAACATTAGAAAAGTAAGGGATTCGGGGGCTAGGCACGGAGACGCACACCTTTCCTCCTGCACTGAGGTAGGAAGGTCACCATAtagtgagatttaaaaaaaaaacaaacgttttaattgaaaaagaaaaggaaaaaccagaCGTGAACCTGTTACGCAGCTCTGAGGCAGTAGAGACTCATGGTTCGAGGTTCTCATTGGTTACATAATGAGGGCACATGGGAGGGCTGAGATCTTGGGGAACATTTATCTCCCGCTCCAGCCCTCCTCCTCACAGGGTTCCCAGATACCCAGACCGAGACGGAAAAGCTCCCTGGCTTTCTCAAGACTGTGCAGTGCTCCTGGAGGCCGCTGTGAGCTCGGCGGTTGAGCTCCACACAAGGTGGTTCTACGTTTCACAACTGATCGCCAAAGCGGAAGGAAGTAGGGGAGCAGAAAGAGCTCCCCTGAGTCTGCCGCCTGCACTTCACTTCACTTGCAGTGTGTTTTTTCTTTcgttttgtcaagacagggtctcattatgtagccctggctgtcctgaaactctctctgtagaccaggctggcctcgaactcagaaggacctgccttcctctgcttcccgagtgcttggattaaaggcgagcgccatcACCACTGGCTAATGTGTATTTTTTATGTTCTGGATGTGTTCCTGTGCATATGGACCACacgcatgcagtacccacagcggccagaagagggcatcagatcccctgcaactagaGTTAGGAACTATTCTGAGCCACCTTGAGGGATGGGAACGGAACCAGGTCCTCAGGAGGAGCAGCCAGGGCCCTAACCGCTGAACCACCTCTCCGgctcctctttctgttttttggCAACTCTGTAAACCAGGGTAGCCTTAAACTGACCGAGACCCACCTGCCagtgtctccagagtgctgggattggaggtgAGCACCGTCTGTCCagcctggctttctttctgtccttATCTTTGTCTTtgtcctccccccacctctgcctcactccgtctccagttctctctcttcctccctccttgtctctctgtgtctgtctccgtttgtgtctctccttttctctgtctgAGATCTCTCCCCCGACCCCCACCAGCTGTGCTGTCTGTTGCCATCACCCCCCCCCAGCCCTGGCTCCCTCCAGAGCCCCCGGTGCAGAACTTCATCCTTCGTCCTCAGGGCGGCTGGAATGAGCCTCTTGGGGGAAAGGGAGCCAAGACAAGGTGCCCTCTCCCTGCAGGGTGACCGTGCTGGCCCTGTGCCCCCCTCCCTGAGCTGCACAGGGACATTGCCGCCTCAGCACCATTGTgtgtcctctgtcccttcctcctcctaagCCCCCGGCATTTGCGTCAGCCGTGGGGGTAGGTCCTGCAGGCCGACTTGGGGGCCAGCCTGCTGTGTCCAGCTAAGCTGAAGCTGAGACACCGGCCACCAAACGTGGACCAGCGCAAGTCCGCCATCAAACGTGGACCAGCGCAAGTCCAGCCACCAAACGTGGACCAGCGCAAGTCCGGCCACCAAACGTGGACCAGCGCAAGTCCGGCCACCAAACGTGGACCAGTGCAAAGTCCGGCCACCAAACGTGGACCAGCGCAAAGTCCGGCCACCAAACGTGGACCAGCGCAAAGTCCGGCCACCAAACGTGGACCAGCGCAAGTCCGGCCATTGTGTGCTCTAGACTTCACTCCACAGCGTGGGGGGGGGGCTTAAGTTCCCACTTCAGTGGGGCTGTGGTAGCTCACGCCTGTCATCCCATCcggcacttggaaggtggaggctggaggaataggagttcaaggtcatcctcagctacatattgaatttgaggccagcctgggctacgtgagaccctatcTGAACTTCCTCTTCCAAAGGTCCCCACCGTGAAGAAACCCAAGCACAGATCCTGCTAGACCCCAGAACTCAGGGTCACTCTGCTGTTCCCTTCTTCCAGCCAAGTCTAGTACACAGTAGGAGCTCAATAAATGCAGCAAAGTCAGCCAAACCCAGAGCTCTCCAAAGGATCAGCCTTCCTCATTGTCCTTACAGACCCCAGGTttatgatggggaaactgaggtcaaggGTCACGGTGCTTGCCCGAGGTTACCTGGCCAGGGACAGATGGGTAGGCAAGGTTGGTACTTCCAGGGTGACTATGTCCCCTGAGACGGTCTGAGGGTCAGTCACATGTGATGTATGTGCTCAGCCCGGCCGGGGCCAGATGAATTAGTAAGAAGATGTTGGACGAGTCGGCTGACAAAATGATCTGGGCTTTCAGCAGCAGCGATCTTGGGGACAGGGGACAGTCGAATTGCCTTCCCTGGTTCCTAGAAATGCCTGCTCCACCTCCTGACCACAGACCACAGCCTTGTTCCTACTTTTGGGGCTGGACGGTTGGTGAGGGTGCCTCCTGCATCTGCAGACCTTGCCAGGGAGCTGCCGTCCTGCTGCAGCCATGGCGCCAGGGACCGGACGCTGGGGATGCCTGTTGTTGGAGGTGGCGGCTGCCCTGACTCTGCTCATGAGGCCCCCTGGTGAGAACTCAAACTGCCATTAAACCCTACCCAAGGTGACTGCCGGTGACCCTAGGCTCCCAAATAGGATCCCCATCTAGTCTAAGTGCTGAACCAGGAACGGTGGCTGTGGGTTGGAGCGTGAGGTGCCAGGCAGTGATCTTAGCCATCTCGGGTACAGGATTGTGGGCTCTGGATTCcctaatactttctttttttatttgagtgttgtgtctgcatgtctgcatgcatgcggtgtctgaggaggccaggagagggcgccagatcccctagaactggagttggcACTACCATatcggtgctgggaatcaaacctgagtcccaAGACCAACCAGGGGTTTTAAGTGATGGACCATTTCCCCAAGtgtcctatttttaaaattacatttatttatttgatggatCATGTGTCTATGGTGCTTGTGGCAACCAGTGGCAAACTTGCAGGGGTTGGTTGTGCCCTTCTGCCATAGGAGTCCCTGGGATTGAAGTCGGGGTGTCAAGGTTGGAGCCAGTGCCTTTGGCTACTGAGCCCCGTCAGTGGTCCAGGGTTTCTCCTGTTCTtgttctcttcccccaccctTACTTAGggaaggtctcactatgtagcccagctgttctggaactttcccatgtagaccaggctggccttgaacccgcagagatcacctgtctctgcctcccgaatgcctCTGTTTACCCCTGTCCTCTCAGCCCCGCCTCCACTCCTGCCCCCTGCTAGGGCTGGCCTCCATTGGCCCGTCTTCCTGTCCTGGTCTTTCATATAGCCACACTTATCCCAGGTTGCTGTGGATCCCAGATTATCGGGGGCCATGAAGTGACACCGCATTCCCGGCCCTACATGGTCTCTGTGAGCTTCGAGGGCCGTCACCACTGCGGAGGCTTTCTGCTCCATGTCCGCTGGGTGGTGTCAGCTGCCCACTGCTTCAGAGACAGGTGATGTGCTGGGGCCACTGAGGGATGAACTTAAGGCCATCGCTAGGATGTGACCCAGACAGGACCAACCCTCCCCCGGGGCACTTCTGGTGATAACAATCAAATTTAATAACTATGATCACCTTCAACATAAAGTGTGTTACTGTTAGCACGCACATTACTGCTGGGAAAGGCAGCCCGGTCTGGGAATTCCAATTAGCCAGAAGGCtcaaaggctgagtcaggaggatggaaAACTGAAGCTAAGTTTTAGCTCTAGACTgggaacttgtctcaaaaataaatacgtAAATAGTTGTAGAGTTGTAGCTGAATAATAGAGCCCCTGCcaagaatcccccagtgaggggctgggggcatggtcagggtggagcccctgccaagaatgccccagtgaggggctgggggcgtggccatGAGTAGCATACTTGTCTAGCAGGAAGCTTGAGGCTTTGGTTTCATACTCAGCACTACAAAATAGTATTGTGGAAGTAAGAATTGTAACAAATAAGGTTGTGCTGTGTTAAGTGTATTTTTATAACTCTTTAATATTGCCAGGACTGGAGCACCGCTGTAGTGGAGGAGGGCTGTAACCCTGGGGACTGTGAGGGGCTGCATGAGCTGATCTTACTCCTCTCGTCTCCCTGCAGGGACCCCTCCACTGGCCTGGTGGTGCTCGGGGCCCATGCACTGCTCAAAGCGGAGCCCACACGACAGGTGTTTAGCATTGCAGCTCTTGTCCAGCATCCCAGTTACCAGCCAGCCACACAGGCCAACGACATCTGCCTGTTAAGGGTGAGCTGCAGGAGGGTGGCTGGCAGACCCGGGCCCACATGACTTCTGAGTTGGTTTATTTAATTTGTTGTGGGGCTGGGGATGaactctttttaagacagggtttctttgtgtagttctggctgtcctggaactcactgttgaccaggctggcctcgaacccggagattgcctgcctctgcctcctgaatgctggggttacagagtgagttccaggacaggctccaaaactacacagagaaaccctgtctctggggacaaagaaagaaagaaagggttctGGAATTCTGTTTGAAGATGCCTGGTAGCACCTCAGACTCCTGAATCCTGTCCTACACCTCTGCTGCCAAGAACCCTTCATGACTCCCacctctgggaaaaaaaagcaaagccaagAGCCACGAGGTCCTGATTCTCAAGGGAGTGTCTCAGAGCTGGCCTACAGACACAGCGGCAAGCTCCCTGTGTGCCGTGGGCTTCAGGGCACGGCAGTTTCGTAGGACAGAGGAGGCAATGAGGGTTCCCACTGCAGAGTCCGGGGGTGAGTCTCCTGAGAGTCACCTGACATCTAGTACAGGTGGGGAAACAGGCTGGGgagaatggggaaactgaggtaaagGGGCAGCTAGATAGACTAGTCCTTCCCTGGAGTTTTGGTCATTCTGTCCTCCCCTTCAGCTGAGTAGCCGGAGACCTTGCAGAGGCCCCAGGCAGCCACCCCAGGCAGCCCCACAGCTGACCAGCACCCAGCGGTCCGAGGGCCTTTTGTACTGAGGACTTTGGGAGGTTCCTGAAGAGTGATGTCTAATCTGAGGCCTGAGGCTGAATGGGAAGGCACCCCAGCTGGGGAGCCCTGAGGGAGAGGGACTGCGGCTCTGATTCCAGCATTCCTCCCGCAGCTGAACGGCTCAGCTGTCCTGGGCCCTGCTGTCCAGCTACTGCGCTTGCCACGGAGAGGTGCCGGGCCACCCTTGGCGGGGACGCGTTGCCGTGTGTCCGGCTGGGGCTTCATGTCTGACTTTGAGGAGCCTCCCCCGGGGCTGATGGAAGCCGAGGTGCGCGTGCTGGACCTGAGTGTTTGCAACAGCTCCTGGCAGGGCCAGCTGAGTCCTGCCGTGCTCTGCACCCGCAGCGGGGACCGCCGGTGGCGTGGTTTCTGCTCGGTACGATGGCCTGTTGTCTGGAGAAACCGAGGCCCACAGAGGGGTCAGGGTTGGACATAAGCTACCTCTGAGAACTGAGTCCCATTGATGTGTGATTAGATGGAGAAATGAGGCCCAGGAAGGTGAGGGGCGGTTGGACAGAGGTGTTCCCTTCATTTCTGCAGGCTGTGCCCTGCACGAAATGCCCAGAAATGCCCCGGGGCTGTGTACACGAGCTTAGGGGGCAGGTCCAGTAGGGGGCGCTTGAACTCCTAACGCTGATTCCACAGTGAGTTGAGGATTTTAGGGtagacaggacacagaaaagagaGCCTGGGGGCTGAGACTTGAGAGACACGTCAGAAGACCGGGGCACACCGCCATGCGGGCTGTGTATCGCTCAAAGACCACAGACCTGTCTGTATAGAAGAGACTCCTTTGGGGGGCAAAGACCCCAAGAGCAACACCTAACTCCAACTTTTTTTTCACTCCAGGCAGACTCTGGGGGGCCCTTGGTCTGTGGGAGCCGGGCCCACGGCCTTGTCTCCTTCTCAGGCCTCTGGTGTGGTGACCCCAAGACCCCGGATGTCTACACTCAAGTGTCGGCTTTTGTGGCCTGGATCTGGGACGTGGTTCGGAGAAGTTCCTCCCCTTGCTCTATGGGATGCTCTGTGAGGGAAGTTTGAATCTCAGCCCCCTACTGGGGCCGAGATGAAGGGCACTGTGTCCATGGGCTAGGATCTGGAATAGTGCATGGCTTGGCTGGAGACCGCGGAGAACCTGGAGCTTGGGCTGCAGGCACCCACACAAAATGAAGAGCAGTACTGAAGTACAAGACACAGGGCTTACGGCTCCATGTGTGGTCAGTGTCACTGAGGAGCCCTCAGCCCTGCACTCACCCTCTAGGCTGAGATACTTTCACAGCTCCTcacccaccatgctccccgcccgAGATCACCCACTCCCACACCATAGGTCCCCATTCCAGGTGGCTCCTGGCCTCTGTACCTGCTCTGTCCCCTTATGGATGGCAGACTAACCCCACTAACACACAGACAGGGGACCAAAATACACAGTGAggacaaaaagataaaaataaataaataaaacaaaacggcCACTCCAGTCCTGGGATCGCGGCTTAGCCTGGCCTCCTATGAAAGACTGCCTCAGCTTAGTAATCATCCCGTCAGCCGCCGTTCCTCCACTGAGGGCAAGCCTtcacttctgagccatcttgtcccTCTACCTCAGACCCCAGAGGGGCCCACTTCTTCTCCGTCCCCTCTGCTCGTCTCCATGCTTCCCAGGGACCCGTGAACACGTGCCGCATCTTTCTGGAAGCTCTCATGGTTGGCCCCACGCTCCACCCCAGTCCCCAGGTcgagagagaggaggcagggggaggctGGGCCTGGTCACCATGGTGGTTTTTACCGTCGTCTTTATTTCTTTGGTGAGGCAGAACCCCAGGGTGGAAGAGGCTGCCCAGGCTGCCGGCTAAGGACACTTTTGGGGACACTGAAGAAAGGCACAGCCAAGGACTGGGGGATAGAGAAGACCTGGGACTCTTTGCCCCCAAATGGGGGGCTGTGCACCCTCCTACGGGCCTCTGTTTGTGAGCTgacattttgtctttctttttaaggttttttaGAGATAAGGTCtcaggtaacccaggctggccttgaactcctgaccctcctgtgtgctgggatggcaggtgtgtgCTGACATGTTTgttcatgtggtgctggagatgaagcccagggctttgtgcatgctgggaaagcactctaaccactgagcaccAGCTCCCCATTCTTTTTGGTCTCCTTCAAGGCACATGTGGGTAATTTTGAGTGGCAGCTGTCAGAGTGAAGGGTCATGCCCCAAACAGCACCTGGCTGATGTCACCACCTGTTGCGGGGCTTGGTGATGAATGCGGCTGGCTGGGACCTGGGTAAAAGCTGATTCTGGTGTCCCCAGGACAGGACAGTAGGCACTCGGGTGACTCTGGCCACAGTGAGTTCTGGTGTCCACAGACTACGCAGTCAGCCAGGTTCCCACCGGGTCCCACTCTAAGTGGAGTAAACAGGGAGGAACCCAGTGTTTCTGGGCTGACTGCCCCCCGATCTGAGGCCGGGAGGCCCCGTGTGAACAGCAGTTGAGGAGGACACAGCTACCAATGACTGTGCCCTGAGACTCAGCTCCAGCCTAGAAAGCAGGCGGAGATATCAAGGCAGGGTCTCCATGAAGCTGCCCTCCCTGGGCAGCAGGCCTCTGGGGTCCTAACTCGATCCCAGTACCTGGTGATGGCACATACCAACTCTTATAACATCTCCCTTCAGTCCTTTGTGATACGTGCTCAGGATCCTAGGGGATCCACAAGTGGTTCCAGGCCAGGTTTGGGGGACGTCCACGTGACATAAATTAGAATCTTTTCTGCgacaataaataaaattgggACGGCCTCAAACACCAGCTGCTGCAGCTCACAGGaagttctcttcctcttctggcgGTACTTTGGGGGCACCTGCAGGGATGGAGGGAAAGGCGACAGTGAGCGCACGCACCACCCCTTGGTGGACCGATGCCCAGGCCCACCGAGTCTCACCTGTGCAGATGCCCGGGTGGCGAACCCCAATGGAGCGGCCAAGGAAGCAGGTGGCCTGGCGCAGGTGACAGGAGGAGATATAGGTGACGTTGTTGTTGCCACAGAGTTCCTGGCCGGGGCTGGA
Protein-coding regions in this window:
- the Prss57 gene encoding serine protease 57 produces the protein MAPGTGRWGCLLLEVAAALTLLMRPPGCCGSQIIGGHEVTPHSRPYMVSVSFEGRHHCGGFLLHVRWVVSAAHCFRDRDPSTGLVVLGAHALLKAEPTRQVFSIAALVQHPSYQPATQANDICLLRLNGSAVLGPAVQLLRLPRRGAGPPLAGTRCRVSGWGFMSDFEEPPPGLMEAEVRVLDLSVCNSSWQGQLSPAVLCTRSGDRRWRGFCSADSGGPLVCGSRAHGLVSFSGLWCGDPKTPDVYTQVSAFVAWIWDVVRRSSSPCSMGCSVREV